A segment of the Candidatus Sumerlaea chitinivorans genome:
GCGGAGAATGTCCAAGCGATTGCGTGTAAGAATGATGATTGAAAGTTGAATTTCGGGAAGGGACGGGACCACTGCAAGTTCCATGGCAATCAGTCCTCGTATTCCGGGCAGAGTTCACCATGATGTGCAAACTCGTGAAAGATCTCAGAGTCGCTTCTTTGAATCAAAGGTGCTCGCCGGGCCCTTTCTTTCTCAATGTCTGTTAGGCGGCGCGTGGCTGCACAAAATGCCCGAAAATCTATCCAACTTTGTCGGCACGCCATGGAGAGATCCTTCGGGAGCCTGCGACACGTGGATTCGATGGATGCTCGATCCGTAAAGTTGAGCCACTGAAACAGGAAGTAGTTGCGTTTGCGGACATGCGATAAACGCCGATGCCCGTATGCCCGTAGCATGGAGCCTTGGCCAAGGTGGCTTCCTAATGCCCGTGGATTATACAATAATCGCCATCCGGCTTTGAGTGCGAGGTAGGAAATGTCGTAGTCTTCCCAATATCCGGGCGCGAAAAGGTGATGAAATCCCCCAAGGCGCAAGAACTCATTGCGCCGCATCGCGCACGAGCCCCCCTGAAGAAACATCGTCGGGCCTGCAGCTTTGGAATCCTCGTAGCACAGGACGAAGCGCCCGTCCACCAGACGTCCACCCATGTTGACGTGGTTTGGGGTGGAAGTGTACCACTCAACAGTTTTGCCTGAAACGCCAAATAGATCGGAGCTATTAAGTAGGGGCTCAATGAGTTCAGAGAGCATACCTTCTCGGGGTATGAGGTCATTATTCAGTAAGACGATGAATTCACCGCGTGCTATTTGTGCGGCGCGATT
Coding sequences within it:
- a CDS encoding glycosyl transferase, family 2; the protein is MAPCFSVIIPNWNGGSFLGRCVAATVLSARMTKLDHEIIVMDDASSDGSADEIEQRWPEVSVERNVVNMGFGATVNRAAQIARGEFIVLLNNDLIPREGMLSELIEPLLNSSDLFGVSGKTVEWYTSTPNHVNMGGRLVDGRFVLCYEDSKAAGPTMFLQGGSCAMRRNEFLRLGGFHHLFAPGYWEDYDISYLALKAGWRLLYNPRALGSHLGQGSMLRAYGHRRLSHVRKRNYFLFQWLNFTDRASIESTCRRLPKDLSMACRQSWIDFRAFCAATRRLTDIEKERARRAPLIQRSDSEIFHEFAHHGELCPEYED